A stretch of Ranitomeya variabilis isolate aRanVar5 chromosome 3, aRanVar5.hap1, whole genome shotgun sequence DNA encodes these proteins:
- the LOC143815840 gene encoding uncharacterized protein LOC143815840, producing MCVFFVVSVGDVTTRWRSIRDQYRRERQQRERSGAGAPPKKKKYIYFDRLNFLNPSMDLRPTQSNLTDRETGSDSELVIDPVGEGEEVAGPSAAPSGSIPPGSLSSGQAAPSASIPHQEDPQFASSAAASSAAPPPSQDDPGNSSSPTVALDPSPQAAVRPQRARRRRQLIQSRQNVDAGVMSYLARVRDDDGEEGFTRSLAQYLRSIERELRLRVRGCFQILVDACTPPNNPYNLMLMIEQWQMSPENVLRPQRLQGLAAPQGSEAPPPRQPTPQPQPTTNTQWPPQQHMAGYHQTSQYGHLSTPSAGGWSQPGYGQYGHFGLGYDSRPYGHPQQGYLQNPRPTLPSSQHHSWANVPQATTTSAQGAGQLGLQVPPDADTEQATSPAPTYQDL from the exons atgtgtgtattttttgtggtttcagtgggtgatgttacaacaaggtggcggagtatccgcgatcagtacaggagggagaggcagcagcgggagagaagtggagccggggcacctcccaaaaaaaagaaatacatctattttgaccggctcaactttctgaatcccagcatggacctcaggcc aactcagtctaacctcactgacagggagacagggtctgactcggaactggtcattgacccagttggtgaaggtgaagaggtggctggtccatctgctgctccctctggctccatccctcctggatcccTCTCATCTGGTCAGGCAGCTCCATCTGCATCCATACCACACCAAGAGGACCCACAGTTTGCCTCTTCCGCCGCAGcatcatcagcagcaccaccacctagccaggatgaccctggaaatagcagcagcccgACTGTTGCCCTGgatccatccccacaggctgcagtaagaccacagcgtgcacgccgcagaagaCAGCTGATCCAAAGCCGccaaaacgtggatgctggggtcaTGAGCTATTTGGCACGTGTCcgagacgatgatggggaggagggttttaccaggagccttgcccagtacttaaggtccatagagcgggagttaaggcttcgtgtgagaggctgttttcagatccttgtggacgcatgcacccccccaaataacccatacaatctcatgctgatgattgaacagtggcagatgtcacctgaaaatgttctgcggcctcagagattacaaggcctggcagctccacaaggatctgaagcaccccctccacgtcagccaacacctcagccccaacccacaacaaacacacaatggccacctcagcaacatatggcgggatatcatcaaacatcccaatatggccacttgtccacacccagtgctggaggctggtcccaacctgggtatggacaatatggtcattttggtttgggttatgattcccggccataTGGTCATCCCCAGCAGGGGTATCTCCAAAATCCAcgccccactcttccaagttcccagcatcatagctgggctaatgtccctcaggccactacaacatctgcacagggtgctggacaattgggcctacaagtgccacctgatgcagacactgagcaagctacttctcctgcaccaacctaccaggacttgtaa